The Capricornis sumatraensis isolate serow.1 chromosome 20, serow.2, whole genome shotgun sequence genome contains the following window.
GCCGGGCTCCGTCCCTCACCGCCACTGCCCACCAGGGTCCTAGTTTTACAGAGCCTTGAAATCTCAGCCAGATGCATTTCGCCTTGCAGTCGAGAGCAACTCTGACCTGGAGTTTGGGTTCTGACAGAAGTCTGATCTTTGTGAAGTGTGTTCAAGGCCATGGGAGCAGAGCACTATGATCCTAGGCTCCTGTGGGAGGGGCTGCTCTGCCCGGCACTCCCTTGCAGGCCCAGCCCCAAGTGAGGGAGTTTTCTCTCGGCCCAGGctgtatcttttctttctcttttcttttttttcctttttttttttctaatttatttattttaattggaggctaattactttacagtattgtagtggtttttgccatatattgacatgaatcagccatgggtgtacgtgcgttccctatcctgaacccccctcccacctcccttcccatcccatccctctgggtcatcccagtgcaccagccctgagcaccctaggCTTTATCTTTTCAAGTGCATGTGTTTCTGGTTGTAGGACTCAGTGCTTCTGTAAAAATCAGCCACTTATTCCAGCAGCTCCAGGCTGGCTGGCTGCTGTACATCCTGGGCCTGCAGGTCCTGCTGTCTTTCACGTTCCTGGTTTGCATGGCTGAGCCCTGGGCACTGTATACCAGGGCACAGGTGCTGGGGTGTGTTTGACTGCAGCCTCTGCTGGCACTTGGCATGGGGGTGCCACCCACTGCCCTCTTGAGAGTTGAACCCCTGCCCCCAGTCTGGGTGTGGCTTCCTGCTCGGATCcatggcaggggtgggaggcTTTAAAGACTGTTGTGATAACAAGATGAAAAATAGTCATGTGTTGAGTTTTGTTGGTTGGTTTTTCTTGGCCTTGTTGCTCACCAtgagggatcttggttccccagccagggatcgaacctatgacCCCTGCGGTGGAAGCACGGAATCTGAGCCATTGAGTTTCTCATTGTGTTTGCTTTatagtttgcttttgtttttggtgtCCAGTTATTCAGGACACAGGGGTCTCTGACTTTGTCTTCTCTTTTGGAATATTAAGGAAGAACGTTTTTAGCGCAAACTGCCTTTTTCCCCTGGGCTCCCCTGGGCTCGACCTTCCACCCTGCTTTCTTGCCGGGTCTTCTGTTCCACATCTTTACATGTTTGCCTGATCGTATTTCTGTGCAAATTACAGTTGTTAGTATACTAGTATTTAATAGCTCTGCATGTGTGTTTTCAGTGGTAAGTTGTACTTTTTGTCCCATTTACTCCGTTGAACACTTAAGTCCTGTGTACCTGGGCCCCTGGCCCCACGCGTCTCTGGCCACCTCGGGACCTCCAGGTGCCCTGTGCACCTCACCTTCTCTGCTGCTGGTGTCTGCCCCGCCTCTTGGCGCACCACCTCCCAGGGCAGCCTCTCTTGCCTGGCAGCCCCGTGCAGGGTTGGACCCTCCCTCATATTCCTAGACGGGACAGTTCTGAGCATCTGGTTAATTCTCCTTTGTACACCTTACCAGTCACCCAGAACCATCCCACATTTCAGTTTCCTCCAGGTTTTGACCACTGTTTTCTTAAAGAGTTGTGTTTTCTTCTGtaggtttttacttttttttttttttttggagtaagtgggattttaaaaaatttatttggccacattgggtcttagttgtgacatgtaggatcttcgTTGTGAAATGctggatcttttgttgtggcccatgggctccaGAGTGGGGAAGCTCAGCAGCTGTGACATGCAGGCCTGGTTGTcctgcgacatgtgggatcttagttccctgaccagggatcaggcGCATCCCCTGCGTCTGAAGGGGAAGGCAGGTCCtgaactactggaccaccaggaagtcccagttTTTTACTTCTCTGTTGGAAGAAGGGACATACTTTTTCATCCCATTCCTCACCCAATCCAGattcttactcattttttttccttgatgaaataattcaaataatcAAAGAATTATCCAGAGAAATGTAGACGAGTCCATTAGGCCACTGCTGCTCAGTTCAGTCATAGAGGAGAAAGCCTTTGGTGTGACTATGGCTGGGGGGAGAGGCTGGCGCCTGCAGCAGAGAACACCCCTGtaagaggctgggggagggctggGGCAGGAAGCCGGGCCGTGGCCCGCTTGTGCTTGTGCTTGTGCGGCTGGCTTTCTTCTCCAGAAGTGTGCTGGTGTTCGGGCACCAATGCCCCATCCCTCTGGGGCTTGTTGGTGGACCCTGCTCAGCGGGCCATCGTCCAGGGAGGCCAGCGCATCTGCAAGTCGTTGCAGGCTCCCTCTCGCCTTGTCATCTTCACGTTAGGTTCCACCTTTTGCTGCTTTTTTGACTTTTCCTGCTGTTTCACCAGCCtgagtttcttatttttcttacctCTACATGTGTGGTTTGGTTGCTCGGATCACAGTGTGCAGTCCTGTCTGGCAGCCTAACGGCTGTTGTCCAAGCAGTTTATACACTGTCTTTGCCCGCCAAAGTAAAGCCATGCCCTGTCCATTCTCCCCAGGCCGCGGCAGAGACAGCGCATGTACCCCAAGTGTACATGGCTGACCACCCCGAAGAGCACGTGGCCCCGGTACACCAAACCAGGTGAGGGAGTGGGGCCGCCGGgctctgtgtgtgcacgtgctgcCGGGGGCTCCAGCGTCTGGGCTCAGACCCCGCCACCGTCTGTCTTCTCAGCCGTGTGGTAACCCGCTTTTGTTCACCTTCGCTCTTTGTGCTTCGGCTCCTACCCCACAGGAACAGCAAGTTCATTCTTAAACTGTGCTGTTCTGTGTTCGGTTGCAAACTCACAAGTGTACAGAATTCACAGAACACCCACAGAGCAGAAAGGTTTGGATGTGGGGTAGTGCCCTGTTGGGGGCTTGGCTGTGTGGCGTGATGGATGAGGgggccctggggcctggggtGCCCTGCGAGACCCCTTGTGCCCAGTGAGGGCCTGGTGGGTGCCTCGTCCCCCTGGCCGTTCCCTCCCATGCTCGCAGCAGTGGCCCCTGAGTGCAGGCAGAGGACACAGTGCCACAGGGTCCTGTTAGGCTGGTGTAGACTTTGTCAGAGACTGTGGCTAAGGGCATCCCCAGACCCTGACGGGTCTCACGAAGGTGCTGAAGGAGATGAAGTTGTCAGGCTTCTCAGACCCTGGACCTGGCACCCAGCGTCAGCGTAGGAGCAGAGGTGCCATGAGTTAGCAGTCCCTGTCGCCTCGGGGGTGGCATCTGCATCCTGACTTTAAGCAAACCATGTCCAGGGCTGACCAGGTCGGGGAGGTGGGGCGGGCTCTGCATGTCCCCCTGTTGTCCCCGTTCCTCAGGGGAGAAAGGGTAGAACGGGTGTTGGAGGTGTGGCCTGAGCCGCGGGCAGTCGGCTCTGGGCATCCTGACGTGGgcaacccccaccccaggtcTGTCGATGCGGCTGTTAGAATCCAGGAAAGGCCGCTCGGCCTTCGCCTTTGAGCACAGCGAGGAGTACCAGCAGACGCAGCACAAGTTCCTGGCCGCCGTCGAGTCCATGGAGCCCAACAACATTGTGGTGCGTGGGTGCCCTGGTGTGGTCCTGGGGGCGTCTGGAGGCCCAGGGCCTGCCTGGGTGTCATCTCGTAAGcatgcaccccaccccaccccaccatagGTCCTGCTTCAGTCAAGCCCCTACCATGTGGACTCGCTCCTGCAGCTCAGCGACGCATGCCGCTTTCAGGATGACCAGGAGACGGCACGCGACCTCGTGGGTAAGGCTGGCCAGTGCCTGCCTGCATATAGGCAGGGACACTCTAAATACAGCTTTATGGATCTAGTGTACACATAGCTGTTCAGCCACACCCCTGCTGATTCTGGGTCATTCCCATGGGGTGTCAAAGGACCTTGACCATCAGCCGTCACCTCCCCTCCCCGGCCACATCAACCACCAGTCTGCCCTCTGTCTCTGGACTGTCCTGTGAATGGAATCTCGACCAGACCTGTGTCTCcacctggcttctttcatttatcaCGATGTCCTCAGGGTTGACCTGTGTGAGCCCTGTGTCAGCatttcatcccttcattcattctcCTAGCTGGCTCCTGGGAGTTGGCCCCTGGGAGCGTCTGGGTTTCTTGAGGGGTGTGGTCAGGTCATGCCTCCCTTTCTCTGTGACTGACGCCTGCTGTGTGTCTGTTGGCCGGCAGAGCGTGCGCTATACAGCATGGAGTGTGCCTTCCACCCCTTGTTCAGCCTCACCAGCGGGACCTGTCGGTTGGACTACCGCAGGCCTGAGAACAGGTGAGCCGACCACCCGGGTGTTTGTGGGCCACTGTGTTCCCTTGCCGGGGTCATAGGCGTCACGATGTGAGGGCTGGACAGCTGTGAGGGGCAGCACTGGGATCCTCGGGTATCTCACTGTGTTTAAAGCTTGTATACAGGAGGGCTGAGCCCAGGGATGGACAGGACCGGCTGGCCTGGGGTTGACACTTGTGGGCAACAGGACAGAAACCATCAGCCATTTCACCACATGGGGCCTGCAGTTGTACTTCCTCTTGTGTCTGGACTCAGGATCCTCTGGAACGCCTGTGGGCAGGCGTGCATGCTGGCGCTGCGAGCGCAGTCATCATGTCCACGTGTGGTGGTCACACGCACATGTGGGACCCTCTTCCTGCAGATGCCCCTTCCCCGAAGCCCCTACTCAGCAGCGCAGCCTCCCTCCTGGGCCTCCGCCTCAGGGCCCTGCACACATGGACAGGCTCCACAGCCCAGGCTCACTCTCTACCCTTCTGTTGTGTCCCACATGGGCTGTGTCTCCCCAGGTGGGGGCTGTGCTGGGCCCCAGGGCACCAGGCCAGTCCTGAACTGTCTCTCTTGCTTTTAGTTGTATGAGCTCTTTCCAGtgaaactctttagttctttgagaTGCTGAAAACACTGATGTTCCTGACATTAGCAGGCATTAACAGGGCAGTGGTAGCAGTTGAAATTGGAGGATAAATAAAGATGGTGATTACAGTTGGAGGTGTTAAGTCTCTTCCCTTAAACGAGAGTTATTTTTAAGAGAAAGCCGAAGATGGAGGTCTCCACTAATACATCAGCTTGGTTTTCTGTCCGTGCTCCCACACGTGACTGCAGACAACAAGCAGAGTCACCTTCTCTGCAGACAGGACCCTGGCGAACGTTGGCGCTGATTAGGCCACACAGGATACGCCAGCGAAGCCCGCGGGCAGAGGGTGGACGCGGTGTTGGACGAGGCGCCGAGCGACGTGCGGTGCGGCCTGCTGCCGCGCTCATTCACGAGGAACTGTCTTGGGTCTAGGAGCTTCTACCTGGCCCTCTACAAGCAGATGAGCTTCCTGGAGAAGCGGGGCTGCCCACGCACGGCGCTGGAGTACTGCAAGCTCATCCTCAGGTAGGGGCTGCCGCTGCTCCCCAGCCCCGGGGCTGCAGCCCGTGGGCATCCGCGCCGGCCCACTCTGGGTTTTGTCTCCCTCTGCCTGCCCTGCTCACCGTGCTGCCTCCCCCTGGAAGCCTGGAGCCGGACGAGGACCCCCTgtgcatgctgctgctgatcGACCACCTGGCCTTACGAGCGCGGAGCTACGAGTACTTGATCCGCCTGTTCGAGGAGTGGGAGGTGGGTGTGCACACAGGCCAGGCGGGGTGGGGCCTGCAAGGAGGCTCTGGGGCAGACCCTAGtgctcctgcctctctgcctcgcCACCTGCTTACAGGTGAGTGCGAGCGCAGaggaggcctgggggaggggacggCCATCGGGCCCCTGGACACTTTGGTGCCGGAGGGGTCTGAGATTGGGCAGGACACCAGCAGTCCAACTGATGACCTTCACGGTGGCTTCACGTGCAAGCGTTGCTGTGTTAGGTGCGCTAGGCTGCATGTAAGGTATTAGCATCAATTCTACCCATCTTCTTCTAATTTGCTGCTAGAAACTGTATACTGATGGTGTGCTCCTGTTGGGTGGTGCTGTCTCGGGGGACACCTCCAGTCAGGAGTGGGTAGAGGCAGGAGGTGACAGTCATTACTACTCTTTGAACTTCCTCATAGCACATGCCAGTGTACAACTGAAGGCTAACTACATGGATCCCTTTGAACTCTGGGTCTGTGGTGTAGTTGGGCGAGGATCCCCATCCATGGGGTCTAGTTCACACAAGTTCCTGAGGTCACAGGAACATAGCTGCAGGGGCTGCGCCTGAATGTTTGGGGTGAGACTGTGGCTTCATCCTCACAGAGCATCATACATCTTGTGTGTTCTGCCATGTGCCCGTGGGCAGGGCGGCAAGGGCCGGGTGTCAGCAGCCGTGGAGGTGGGGGGCGGTTCCGCTGCCCAGATGACCCTGAGCCTTGGGAAGGTGGACATCTGGCCTTTTCTCGCTCACCCGGCCTGCCTCTGTCCCCACACCTGGGtccttttctttgcctttctgcACAGAGGAAGGGACAGCTTGCCCATCCAAGCCATATGCCTGTGAGCATCACCTTGAAGCCCCTAAACTTCTCCTTCCCCTTGTAGGCCCATCGGAACCTGTCCCAGCTCCCAAACTTTGCCTTCTCTGTGCCACTGGCCTATTTCCTGCTGAGCCAACAGGCAGACCTCTCTGAGCAGGAGGTGAGCTCCGCGAGGGAGGAGGCCTGTGTCCGGATCCAGCAGGCGCTCACCATGTTCCCCGGAGGTGAGTGTGCCCTGCAGCTCCAGGCTCAAGTGGGTCCCATGCCGGTCCAGCTCCCAATGATGCATCTGAAAGCCAGCTGTGCTCTCAGAGCATCTGCGGGGCTTAGGGCACCTTTAGATATTGACAGTTCTAGCAGAACTTGTCACCTGAAGCCTACGCTTCCAGGGAGAGGGCTCTAGGCTGGGTGTGACAGGAAGCAGGGTGTCTGTCTTTGTCCTGAGGACCCAGTTCTCACTGGGTGAGGAGCTCAGGGTCGGGGTCGCCCTGGGTTCTCTCTGATGACCTGCCGGTTTCCATGGGCCCCTGATGTCTGGCTGTGTGGATGGGAACAGGGCCCGCTGCCCTATCAGGCCCTGGTGGTGTTGCGGTCCTGTGCTGTGTGTAGTTCCTGAGGGGCTCCCTCCCCGGTGCGAGCCTGCCTGCAGGTGGCCTGGTTGCTCAGGGTCTCCTGCTCATCTCGATCTGGCTCCATCCACGCATGGGGCTGCTGGGCTGGGTCTGAGGGGAACTGACCTTGCCCCGTTGAGACCCCTGCACAGGGAGGTCACCCGCTTCATGGGGAAGCCCCATGGGGCAGGCGGGCAGCTGTAGTGTTGTCCATCCCAGGGAGAGTGCGGGGGGAGGGTCTCTGATGACAGCGTCCAGCGCACATGCTCCAGAGTCCTGGGTGAGCCCCTCAGCCTCAGCGCTTCAGGGTGCCGCCCTGCTCCCCCACAGTGCTCATGCCCCTGCTCGAGTACTGCAGTGTGCGCCCCGACGCCACCGTGGCCACACACCACTTCTTCGGACCCGACGCCGAGATCAGGTACAGACTGGAGGTGCCTGGGTCCTGGGGAGTGATCACCCAGGTGTCAGCCTGGGGCCACTGTCTGCTGGGCGGATAGTGTTGCTGTAGCTGTGCATGTGGTCCAGATGCCTGTGTTGCCACCTGCTACCTTTTGAAATTTCTcataataaatgaagaaagaccTGTGACGGGAGCCAGGCACCTCAAGGCTGGTCAGCACACCAAGGCGGGTCCTCAGGTCTATGTCCACAGGTGCACACGTTCTCCGAGTATTTATGTTGTCATTGGGGAACTTGTTCTTAGTAAGGGTGCTGGCTGTACAGAAGGAAATGCCAGGGTGCCCCACCCTGGGGGCCGCATCCCAGGGCAGCAGCCCCCTCGGGGCAGCCTCCTTCTGCTCCAGGTTGCCAACAGCCTGGAACCCCCAGAGCACCAGTGGGCCTGTGGAgccggtccatggggtctcacagtcCCCGCTGCCCACAGCCAGCCACCTGCTCTGAGCCAGCTGGTGAGCCTGTACCTGGGGAGGTCACACTTCCTCTGGAAGGAGCCGGCCACCATGAGCTGGCTGGAGGAGAACGTGCACAAGGTTCTACAGGCGGTGGACGCCGGGGACCCCGCTGTGGAGGCATGTGAGAGCAGGTGAGCCAGGGCGTGGGAGTGGGCAGTGTGGAGGGCCGGCCTGTCTCACGGGGCCGCGGCCTCCTGCAGCGCCACCCTCGTCTCCCGGCCCCAGGCGCAAGGTGCTGTACCAGCGCGCGCCCAGGAACATCCACCGGCACGTGGTCCTGTCTGAGATCAAGGAGGCCGTGGCCGCCCTGCCGCCGGTAAGGAGCGGGCTGACTGCAGGCTCTGTCCCTCCAGCAGCTCTGCCCCCAGATCATGGTCCATGCAGAGCCCCCTGAGAGGCAGAGCCGTGCCTGCAGCTTCCGTGATCTTATGGGGTGCAGAGTGGTAACCCGGCGGCTCAGGgcccatggcctgtagccagcAGCCCTGACATTTGGGGGCAGTCACAGCACCTGTGAGTGGAGGCCCTGTGATCCCCACACATGTGCTTGTCCCGGGTTCACCCCGATCCTCAGAGCAGACAGGCTGAGTGTCCTGGTGGAGGAAGCCCCTGCCCCAGACGTCCCCGACAGGGAATGCGGCCCGCCCCCAGCAGAAATGTCCAGTCCAGAGCTAGGTCAGTTGAAAGCAGACCATGCTCTTTGTCCCTTTCTGTAGGATGTGACCACACAGTCTGTGTTGGGCTTCGACCCTCTACCCCCACTGGACACCATCTACTCCTACGTCAGACCAGAGAGGTACTTCTTGCTTTGCTTCTGGGCTTGCACTGCTCCGAGGTCAGTGCTGGGGCTCGGAGGGTCTCAGAAAAAAGAGTCAGCCTCTGCAGGCCGTGTGTTTTCACATATCTGTCCACCCAAGGCCATTTCTCTGTCAGATTCTGGAGCAGGTGGTGGATACAATGGGATGTGGGTAT
Protein-coding sequences here:
- the TCF25 gene encoding ribosome quality control complex subunit TCF25 isoform X1, whose product is MSRRALRRLRGEQRGQEPLGPGALQFVLHDDDDVEEECPKRGPGGRRPRGAGKEGVRVNNRFELINIEDLDEAPGVNGERTDCLLVDAVVSGNKRRAQSGHSESTRGGDVADTAVPSEQSNACSKLRKKKRKQKNKKNAGETSQNGLEDIDRILERIEDASGASHPGPPPLSAKKHVLYVEHRHLNPDTELKRYFGARAVLGEQRPRQRQRMYPKCTWLTTPKSTWPRYTKPGLSMRLLESRKGRSAFAFEHSEEYQQTQHKFLAAVESMEPNNIVVLLQSSPYHVDSLLQLSDACRFQDDQETARDLVERALYSMECAFHPLFSLTSGTCRLDYRRPENRSFYLALYKQMSFLEKRGCPRTALEYCKLILSLEPDEDPLCMLLLIDHLALRARSYEYLIRLFEEWEAHRNLSQLPNFAFSVPLAYFLLSQQADLSEQEVSSAREEACVRIQQALTMFPGVLMPLLEYCSVRPDATVATHHFFGPDAEISQPPALSQLVSLYLGRSHFLWKEPATMSWLEENVHKVLQAVDAGDPAVEACESRRKVLYQRAPRNIHRHVVLSEIKEAVAALPPDVTTQSVLGFDPLPPLDTIYSYVRPERLSPVSHGNTIALFFRSLLPNYTVEGERPEDGGPGGLHRDQGLNRLMLAVRDMMANFHFHDLEVLPEEHPEGDGEWD
- the TCF25 gene encoding ribosome quality control complex subunit TCF25 isoform X2 translates to MSRRALRRLRGEQRGQEPLGPGALQFVLHDDDDVEEECPKRGPGGRRPRGAGKEGVRVNNRFELINIEDLDEAPGVNGERTDCLLVDAVVSGNKRRAQSGHSESTRGGDVADTAVPSEQSNACSKLRKKKRKQKNKKNAGETSNGLEDIDRILERIEDASGASHPGPPPLSAKKHVLYVEHRHLNPDTELKRYFGARAVLGEQRPRQRQRMYPKCTWLTTPKSTWPRYTKPGLSMRLLESRKGRSAFAFEHSEEYQQTQHKFLAAVESMEPNNIVVLLQSSPYHVDSLLQLSDACRFQDDQETARDLVERALYSMECAFHPLFSLTSGTCRLDYRRPENRSFYLALYKQMSFLEKRGCPRTALEYCKLILSLEPDEDPLCMLLLIDHLALRARSYEYLIRLFEEWEAHRNLSQLPNFAFSVPLAYFLLSQQADLSEQEVSSAREEACVRIQQALTMFPGVLMPLLEYCSVRPDATVATHHFFGPDAEISQPPALSQLVSLYLGRSHFLWKEPATMSWLEENVHKVLQAVDAGDPAVEACESRRKVLYQRAPRNIHRHVVLSEIKEAVAALPPDVTTQSVLGFDPLPPLDTIYSYVRPERLSPVSHGNTIALFFRSLLPNYTVEGERPEDGGPGGLHRDQGLNRLMLAVRDMMANFHFHDLEVLPEEHPEGDGEWD